The following are encoded in a window of Staphylococcus piscifermentans genomic DNA:
- the cysK gene encoding cysteine synthase A — MAKKPVDNIVQIIGDTPVVKLRNVVPEDAADVYVKLEYQNPGGSVKDRIALAMIEKAEREGAIKPGDTIVEPTSGNTGIGLAFVAAAKGYNAVFTMPETMSIERRNLLKAYGAEVVLTPGSEAMKGAIKKAKELKEEYGYYEPQQFENPANPLVHELTTGPELVEQFEDRTIDAFLAGVGTGGTLTGVGKVLKKQYPDIDIVAIEPEDSPVLSGGEPGPHKLQGLGAGFVPDTLDTQIYDEVIKVGNEIAMETSRRVAKEEGILAGISSGAAIHAAIQKAKELGKGKTVVTVLPSNGERYLSTPLYSFEEK; from the coding sequence ATGGCAAAGAAACCTGTAGATAATATTGTTCAAATAATTGGAGATACACCCGTTGTTAAACTACGCAATGTAGTACCTGAAGACGCAGCTGATGTTTATGTGAAATTAGAATATCAAAATCCAGGCGGCTCAGTTAAAGACCGTATTGCTTTAGCAATGATTGAAAAAGCTGAAAGAGAAGGCGCAATTAAACCAGGCGATACAATTGTAGAACCAACAAGTGGTAACACTGGTATCGGTTTAGCATTCGTTGCAGCTGCAAAAGGTTATAATGCGGTCTTTACAATGCCAGAAACAATGAGTATAGAACGTCGTAACTTATTAAAAGCATATGGCGCAGAAGTAGTATTAACACCTGGATCAGAAGCGATGAAAGGTGCAATTAAAAAAGCTAAAGAATTAAAAGAGGAATACGGTTATTACGAACCTCAACAATTCGAAAACCCTGCAAACCCACTTGTGCATGAATTGACAACTGGTCCAGAATTAGTAGAACAATTCGAAGATAGAACAATCGATGCTTTCTTAGCAGGTGTCGGTACAGGCGGAACATTGACAGGTGTCGGCAAAGTCTTGAAAAAACAATATCCAGACATTGATATTGTAGCAATCGAACCAGAAGATTCACCTGTATTAAGCGGCGGAGAACCTGGACCACACAAATTACAAGGTTTAGGTGCAGGATTTGTTCCTGATACTTTAGACACTCAAATTTATGATGAAGTTATCAAAGTAGGCAATGAAATTGCGATGGAAACTTCTCGTCGTGTTGCTAAAGAAGAAGGTATCTTAGCAGGTATTTCTTCAGGAGCTGCTATTCACGCTGCAATTCAAAAAGCTAAAGAATTAGGCAAAGGTAAAACAGTGGTTACTGTATTGCCAAGTAATGGCGAACGTTATCTTTCAACTCCGCTGTATTCTTTTGAAGAAAAATAA
- the dusB gene encoding tRNA dihydrouridine synthase DusB yields MWKIGDVEIDNRVVLAPMAGVCNSAFRLTVKEFGAGLVCAEMVSDKAILFNNPKTMNMLYIDENERPLSLQIFGGEKETLVEAAVYVDQNTTADIIDINMGCPVNKIIRCEAGARWLLDPNKIYEMVSAVTEKVSKPVTCKMRIGWDEDHIYAVENAKAAERAGAAAISLHGRTRVQMYEGHADWDIIKQVKEAVNIPVIGNGDVTSPELAQKMLDETGVDAVMIGREALGNPWMIYRTVHYLETGELMDEPTVKEKVEIALLHLRRLVELKGEKIGVMEMRKHASWYLKGVKGNGKARKALNQANTEQEMIDILQNFQAESTAATATQQA; encoded by the coding sequence ATGTGGAAGATTGGAGATGTAGAAATCGACAATAGAGTCGTGCTTGCTCCGATGGCCGGAGTTTGCAACTCTGCATTCAGATTAACAGTTAAAGAGTTTGGCGCAGGATTAGTATGTGCTGAAATGGTCAGTGATAAGGCCATCTTGTTTAATAATCCTAAAACGATGAATATGTTGTATATTGATGAGAATGAACGTCCATTATCCTTGCAGATTTTTGGCGGAGAAAAAGAAACATTGGTAGAAGCGGCAGTTTATGTCGATCAAAATACAACTGCTGATATTATTGATATCAATATGGGATGTCCCGTTAATAAGATTATACGTTGTGAAGCGGGCGCCCGTTGGTTGTTAGACCCTAATAAAATTTATGAAATGGTCTCTGCTGTAACTGAAAAAGTCAGCAAACCAGTGACGTGCAAAATGCGTATCGGCTGGGATGAAGATCATATTTATGCTGTTGAAAATGCAAAAGCAGCAGAGCGTGCAGGCGCAGCAGCTATTTCATTACATGGACGTACACGTGTCCAAATGTATGAAGGTCACGCAGATTGGGATATTATCAAACAGGTGAAAGAAGCGGTTAACATTCCAGTTATCGGGAATGGTGATGTAACAAGCCCTGAACTCGCACAAAAAATGTTAGACGAAACGGGCGTAGATGCTGTTATGATTGGTCGCGAGGCTTTAGGAAATCCTTGGATGATTTATCGTACAGTGCATTATTTAGAAACAGGCGAATTGATGGATGAGCCTACCGTAAAAGAAAAAGTAGAAATTGCTTTATTACATTTGCGTCGACTAGTAGAATTAAAAGGTGAGAAGATTGGTGTTATGGAAATGCGTAAACACGCTTCTTGGTATTTGAAAGGCGTGAAAGGGAACGGAAAAGCCCGTAAAGCATTGAACCAAGCAAACACTGAACAAGAAATGATTGATATTCTGCAGAATTTCCAGGCAGAATCAACTGCAGCAACAGCAACCCAACAAGCTTAA
- the folK gene encoding 2-amino-4-hydroxy-6-hydroxymethyldihydropteridine diphosphokinase — protein MTKVYLGLGSNVGDREQQLNEALRLLDAQPGIQVTQVSSLFETAPVGYVDQPDFFNLCAEIETHLTPQEVLDCGLKIEQQLHRVRKERWGPRTLDIDILLYGNEIIENQALSIPHPRMAERAFVLVPLQEIAPEVIHPLKQTKIKDIEVPDETVTKYHKR, from the coding sequence ATGACTAAAGTTTATTTAGGCTTAGGCAGTAATGTCGGAGATAGAGAACAACAATTGAATGAAGCACTTCGTTTATTAGATGCACAACCAGGTATTCAAGTAACTCAAGTTTCTTCACTTTTTGAAACAGCGCCAGTCGGCTATGTCGACCAGCCTGATTTTTTTAATTTATGCGCAGAAATTGAAACGCATTTAACACCGCAAGAGGTTTTAGATTGTGGTTTGAAGATAGAACAGCAATTACATCGTGTTCGCAAGGAACGATGGGGACCGCGCACATTAGATATAGATATTTTACTTTATGGTAATGAAATCATTGAAAATCAAGCACTGAGCATTCCTCATCCTAGAATGGCAGAACGTGCCTTTGTCTTGGTTCCTTTGCAAGAAATTGCACCTGAAGTGATTCATCCATTGAAACAGACGAAGATTAAAGATATTGAAGTTCCTGATGAAACTGTGACTAAGTATCATAAACGTTAG
- the lysS gene encoding lysine--tRNA ligase: MSEEMNDQMQVRRQKLQELIDLGIDPFGKRFERTADAEELKEKWDRFSKEELHEKEDEPEAHVAIAGRLMTKRGKGKAGFAHIQDLSGQIQIYVRKDQVGEEQFAIWKMADLGDIVGIEGVMFKTNTGELSVKAKSFTLLSKSLRPLPDKFHGLQDVEQRYRQRYLDLITNQESTQTFINRSKIIQEMRNYLNDKGFLEVETPMMHQIAGGAAARPFVTHHNALDATLYMRIAIELHLKRLIVGGLEKVYEIGRVFRNEGVSTRHNPEFTMIELYEAYADFHDIMDLTEGTIRHISKKVLGTAVVPYGEYEVDLDSPWKRVHIVDAVKEATGVNFFDVKSDEEARELAKEHNIEITDHMTYGHILNEFFEQKVEETLIQPTFVYGHPIEISPLAKKNPEDPRFTDRFELFIVGREHANAFTELNDPIDQRERFEAQLKEKEQGNDEAHEMDEDYIEALEYGMPPTGGLGIGIDRLVMLLTNSPSIRDVLLFPYMRQKQ; encoded by the coding sequence ATGTCAGAAGAAATGAATGACCAAATGCAGGTCCGCCGTCAAAAATTACAAGAATTAATCGATTTAGGAATTGATCCTTTCGGTAAACGTTTTGAACGTACAGCAGATGCTGAAGAATTAAAAGAAAAATGGGATCGATTTTCTAAAGAAGAATTACATGAAAAAGAAGATGAGCCAGAAGCACACGTAGCGATTGCTGGCCGTTTAATGACTAAACGCGGTAAAGGTAAAGCGGGCTTTGCACATATCCAAGATTTATCAGGACAAATCCAAATTTATGTGCGTAAAGACCAAGTTGGTGAAGAACAATTTGCAATTTGGAAAATGGCTGATTTAGGCGACATCGTAGGTATCGAAGGTGTAATGTTCAAAACTAACACAGGTGAACTTAGTGTTAAAGCTAAATCATTTACATTGTTATCAAAATCATTACGTCCATTACCAGACAAATTCCATGGTTTGCAAGACGTAGAACAACGCTATCGCCAACGTTATTTAGATTTAATTACAAACCAAGAAAGTACACAAACTTTCATTAACCGTAGTAAAATCATCCAAGAAATGCGTAATTATCTAAATGATAAAGGTTTCTTAGAAGTTGAAACACCAATGATGCACCAAATCGCAGGTGGTGCTGCTGCACGCCCATTCGTAACACATCACAATGCATTAGATGCAACGTTATATATGCGTATTGCAATTGAGTTGCACTTAAAACGTCTTATTGTAGGCGGATTGGAAAAAGTATATGAAATTGGTCGCGTCTTCCGTAACGAAGGTGTATCAACAAGACATAATCCTGAATTTACGATGATTGAATTATATGAAGCCTATGCTGATTTCCATGATATTATGGATTTAACAGAAGGTACTATCCGACACATTTCTAAAAAAGTATTAGGTACAGCAGTTGTGCCTTATGGAGAATACGAAGTAGATTTAGATTCACCATGGAAACGTGTCCACATTGTAGACGCTGTAAAAGAAGCAACAGGTGTGAACTTCTTTGATGTAAAATCTGATGAAGAAGCACGTGAACTTGCGAAAGAACATAATATCGAAATAACAGATCATATGACTTATGGACATATCTTGAATGAGTTCTTTGAACAAAAAGTTGAAGAAACGCTTATTCAACCAACATTCGTTTATGGTCATCCAATCGAAATTTCTCCATTAGCTAAGAAAAATCCAGAAGACCCTAGATTTACAGACCGTTTTGAATTGTTTATCGTAGGTCGTGAACATGCAAACGCATTTACAGAGTTAAATGACCCTATCGATCAAAGAGAAAGATTCGAAGCACAATTAAAAGAGAAAGAGCAAGGCAACGATGAAGCACACGAAATGGATGAAGACTACATTGAAGCATTGGAATACGGTATGCCTCCAACAGGCGGACTAGGAATTGGTATTGATAGACTTGTAATGCTGTTAACTAATTCACCATCTATCAGAGACGTGTTATTATTCCCATACATGCGCCAGAAACAATAA
- the hslO gene encoding Hsp33 family molecular chaperone HslO, which yields MTQDYIVKALAFDGDIRAYAAVTTNAVQEAQTRHYTWPTASAALGRTMTATAMMGAMLKGEQKLTVTVDGHGPIGRIVADANAKGDIRGYVTNPQTHFPLNEQGKLDVRRAVGTDGTLTVVKDVGLKDYFSGSSPIVSGELGEDFTYYYATSEQVPSSVGLGVLVNPDNSIKAAGGFIIQVMPNAKEETIDQVEKAIGNMTPVSKLIDQGLSPEELLTEILGKENVKFLETVPVKFECNCSHEKFLNAIKGLGEAEIQAMIDEDHGAEAECHFCRAKYQYSEAELKGLIEELNA from the coding sequence ATGACACAAGATTATATCGTAAAAGCATTAGCATTTGATGGTGATATCCGTGCTTATGCAGCGGTTACCACAAATGCGGTGCAAGAAGCGCAAACAAGACACTACACATGGCCGACAGCATCCGCAGCGCTAGGTCGTACGATGACTGCCACAGCCATGATGGGTGCAATGTTGAAAGGCGAACAGAAATTAACAGTAACGGTAGATGGACATGGCCCTATCGGACGTATTGTAGCGGATGCAAATGCTAAAGGAGACATTCGCGGCTATGTTACAAATCCACAAACACATTTCCCATTAAATGAACAAGGCAAATTAGATGTACGTCGTGCAGTGGGTACAGATGGTACATTGACAGTCGTCAAAGATGTCGGCTTGAAAGATTATTTCTCAGGTTCAAGTCCAATTGTTTCTGGTGAACTTGGAGAAGACTTTACGTATTACTATGCAACAAGTGAACAAGTACCTTCTTCAGTAGGACTTGGTGTGCTAGTTAATCCAGATAATTCGATTAAAGCTGCAGGCGGTTTCATCATTCAAGTCATGCCGAATGCGAAAGAAGAAACAATCGATCAAGTTGAGAAAGCAATCGGCAACATGACTCCTGTTTCAAAATTAATTGATCAAGGATTGTCTCCTGAAGAGTTGTTAACAGAAATCCTTGGTAAAGAAAACGTGAAATTCTTAGAAACAGTGCCTGTTAAATTTGAATGTAACTGCAGCCATGAAAAATTCTTAAATGCCATCAAAGGATTAGGAGAAGCTGAGATTCAAGCGATGATTGATGAAGACCATGGTGCAGAAGCAGAATGCCATTTCTGCCGTGCTAAATATCAATATAGCGAAGCGGAACTTAAAGGATTAATTGAAGAACTCAATGCATAA
- the folB gene encoding dihydroneopterin aldolase, whose product MADTIFLNGMRFYGYHGVLQAENDIGQIFVVDITLKVDLIAAGASDAVEDTVNYAEVYADVKEIMEGEPKNLLEHLATLIAKRINSHYNRVLETKVRITKETPPIPGHYDGVGIEITRVNAEHD is encoded by the coding sequence ATGGCAGATACGATATTTCTTAATGGCATGCGCTTTTACGGTTATCACGGAGTATTGCAAGCCGAAAATGATATCGGACAGATATTCGTTGTAGATATTACTTTGAAAGTAGATTTAATAGCAGCAGGAGCTTCAGATGCTGTAGAAGATACAGTGAATTATGCTGAAGTTTACGCAGACGTGAAAGAGATAATGGAAGGTGAACCTAAGAATTTGCTCGAACATTTAGCTACGCTTATTGCAAAACGTATAAATTCACACTATAATCGGGTATTGGAAACTAAAGTGAGAATTACAAAAGAAACACCACCTATTCCAGGTCACTATGACGGAGTGGGAATTGAAATAACGAGGGTGAATGCTGAGCATGACTAA
- a CDS encoding RNA-guided endonuclease InsQ/TnpB family protein — MLRAFRTEINPSFGQRQTINQTIGTCRWMYNKFIETNQNFHKTGHSYMNGFAFSKWMNNVYLPSHPDKHWVKQSASKAVKQSIMNAHRAYQTFFKNKQGYPKFKKKSGIGSYYLIGTIHVQRHRIQLPKLGWVKLKEKGYIPTNNIKSATIVKEYDRYYVSVLVDQPPSPVFKSKQTEGIGIDLGLKEAVFTPSGVKIRSFKTNQMIVKLDKSLKRQQRKLSRKKKGSHNWYKQLLKVQRLYRCIKNIKRNIKRKGILSIVRTNPQFITVENLNIKGMMRNKRLANSFQQIGLGCIVEWLKIKCQDYGIELRQVDRFYPSSQICSDCCHIQPMPLNQRTYHCPHCGMIKDRDINASINLKQATDYTVIV; from the coding sequence ATGCTGAGAGCTTTTAGAACCGAAATCAATCCTTCTTTTGGACAACGACAAACCATCAACCAAACTATCGGCACATGCCGTTGGATGTACAACAAATTTATCGAGACTAACCAGAATTTCCATAAAACCGGGCACTCATACATGAACGGTTTTGCCTTCAGCAAATGGATGAACAATGTATATCTTCCAAGTCATCCGGATAAACATTGGGTTAAACAAAGTGCCAGCAAAGCCGTCAAACAATCCATTATGAATGCACATCGTGCTTATCAGACATTTTTCAAAAATAAACAAGGTTATCCGAAGTTTAAAAAGAAATCAGGCATTGGAAGCTATTATTTGATCGGTACAATCCATGTACAACGGCATCGCATCCAATTGCCGAAGCTGGGATGGGTTAAATTAAAAGAAAAAGGTTACATTCCAACAAATAATATAAAATCTGCCACTATTGTTAAAGAATATGACAGATATTATGTCTCGGTATTAGTTGATCAACCTCCTTCTCCTGTTTTTAAATCCAAACAGACAGAAGGCATCGGTATCGATTTGGGATTAAAAGAAGCTGTATTCACACCCTCCGGTGTGAAAATCAGAAGTTTCAAAACAAATCAAATGATTGTTAAACTTGATAAATCTTTGAAACGACAGCAGCGAAAATTATCCAGAAAGAAAAAAGGCTCTCATAATTGGTATAAACAATTGTTGAAAGTACAAAGATTATACCGATGCATTAAAAACATTAAAAGAAATATCAAACGCAAAGGCATACTCTCTATTGTCCGCACAAATCCGCAATTTATTACCGTTGAAAATTTGAACATCAAAGGTATGATGAGAAACAAAAGATTGGCCAATAGTTTTCAACAGATCGGACTCGGCTGCATTGTTGAATGGTTAAAAATCAAATGTCAAGATTATGGTATTGAATTACGCCAAGTCGACAGATTTTATCCCTCCAGTCAAATATGTTCGGATTGCTGCCACATACAACCCATGCCTTTGAATCAAAGAACGTACCATTGTCCTCATTGCGGAATGATTAAAGACAGAGATATCAATGCCAGTATTAATTTAAAGCAAGCAACAGATTACACCGTGATAGTGTAA
- the folP gene encoding dihydropteroate synthase, with the protein MAHTKIMGILNVTPDSFSDGGKYNSVEAAVARVKEMMDEGVDIVDIGGVSTRPGHSEVTLEDELERVIPVVRALSDFNVQLSVDTFRSEVAEQALEAGATMINDQWAGLYDSKMFETVARYNAEIVLMHNGDGERDEPIMDEMLLYLLKQANRAEEAGIAHDNIWIDPGIGFAKSRAEERTVMNRLDELVATEYPVLLATSRKRFIKEMIETDSRPEDRDEATAATTAYGIMQGVKAVRVHNVKLNARIAQGIDYLKENE; encoded by the coding sequence ATGGCACATACAAAGATTATGGGAATTTTGAATGTCACACCGGATTCTTTTTCAGATGGTGGAAAGTATAATTCAGTAGAGGCAGCTGTTGCCCGTGTGAAAGAAATGATGGATGAAGGTGTCGATATTGTGGATATCGGAGGCGTTTCCACTCGTCCAGGACATAGCGAGGTAACTTTAGAAGACGAATTAGAACGTGTCATTCCAGTAGTACGCGCACTTTCTGACTTTAATGTTCAACTTTCAGTGGATACTTTCAGAAGCGAAGTGGCAGAACAAGCTTTAGAAGCTGGTGCAACCATGATTAATGATCAATGGGCAGGCTTGTATGATTCTAAAATGTTTGAAACCGTAGCACGCTATAATGCAGAAATTGTATTGATGCATAATGGAGACGGCGAACGTGATGAACCTATTATGGATGAAATGTTATTGTATTTATTAAAACAAGCTAATCGTGCAGAAGAAGCAGGCATTGCGCATGATAATATTTGGATTGACCCAGGCATTGGGTTCGCTAAAAGCAGAGCAGAAGAGCGTACGGTAATGAATCGGTTAGATGAGCTTGTAGCAACTGAGTATCCTGTATTATTAGCAACGAGCCGTAAACGTTTCATCAAAGAAATGATCGAAACAGACTCTCGTCCAGAAGACCGCGATGAAGCAACAGCCGCTACGACTGCTTATGGTATTATGCAGGGAGTCAAAGCTGTCAGAGTACATAATGTTAAACTGAATGCGCGTATTGCTCAAGGTATAGATTACTTGAAGGAGAATGAATAA